The nucleotide sequence tGTTCCACTACCCtaatggtaaagaatttttttctaacatccaatctaaatctacttttccctgatttaaaaaacagcagACAGAGCCCTCCCAGAAGCAGGGGGCTGTGTGGTTCCAGCAAGCACCCCAGCAGATGATATGGCCTCAGAGTTTTTCTCCATCTGTAGTGTGAGTCCTGGGGCAAATCTGTTACAAGAACTgcagctggtggctgctgctaATGCAGAATGATGTCCAGCTCCTGTTCAAACAGAAgttgggaaaagggaggaatGACCAATTCTTGTGTTTCCAGTTACCCACattctttttccagttaaaaattCACAGAACTCTACACCAACCAAAGGGTTGTATCCAGTTTCTTGACACCTCAATAAGAGCAGACTGGAGGGGCTGAGGAGTCtcaaggagaggggaagagacTGGGGATTAGGAAACTCCTGTTCtattctctcctcctctccagactgcTGTTTACCCCCACCTTGCCCCCTCCCATTCCCATAGATACTTGCTACAAAGAATATCCAGCACAGTTCAGCAGCAATCTATAAAATCCTCAGAAGGGACAAGATGCAAATAACACCTGGCAAGGAGGATTGTTCTTTTTTGGATAGAAAAACTTTTATCTGTTACCTCTTATTCCTTGCCTCAATCTGGTATgacatggaaaagcaaaattagtTGTATATGAACAGTTTTCAAGTTATCATAAATATTTAGAACtgattttaaggaaaacaacacagctgaaatgaaaatctATTTTGGCTCCTAGAAGAGGATTTGTAGCTGTTCATTAGAGATCTTATACTGGAGTTTGACATCACATGAGGTCTTTTAGTGTTCCTGTGTTTTGTTAGGGGAATAACATGTAGCTTTGCTACTCTAACAAAAGCTAAGAATTTCCAAATGACTTGTCCAAGAGAACAACTTGTCTTTTTATTCCATTGTTCTAAGAAAACAGTGCCcaaggttttgttgttttttcctttgttgctGCCCTAGCCTCGAATTACAATACATGTATTTCCTCAGAAAACACTTCAtctcttttttcatatttatggTAAAACCTCTGTGCTTCCAACAAAGGCTTTCAATTTGTGGAGGACAAACTTGGTTCAAAGAGGAGAATAACAACAGAAAATCCCAACCTGTTGTCAAGGGTTTTGTCTTAAACTCAGATCTAACTGAGGAATTAATTCACTTgggaaacaaagctgaaaaccACTGATCTCTGCACTACATTAATGGCAGGCACAAGCTTAAGAGCACACTGGCCCCACCAGTCAAGACAAACATTTCTGccaatcatttaaaaaaaatgcttctccaGTGTGAAAACCATTGGGGAATTCCCAACTCCTGACCCTTCAccagcaaccaggctggtgaagggactcgagcacagatcctacgaggagaggctgagggagctgggggtgttgaggctggagaagaggaggctcaggggagacctcatcactctctacaactccctgaaaggaggttggagccaggggagtttggtcttttttcccaggcaactctcagcaagacaagagggcacggtctcaagttgtgccaggggaggtttaggttggagattagaaagaatttctttctggagagggtgatcagacattggaatgggctgcccagggaagtagtggattctccatccctggagatatttaaaaagagtctggatgtggcactcagtggaccaagggttggacttgatgatctctgaggtcccttccaacccagccaattctatgattctatgaccctATTCCAAAACACTATCCTGATTATCTCTGCTCCCACAGGTCTAACCACAGTCTTTACTGGAATATCTTAAACAAACCAGGCAATTTCCAAGACGTGTAGAAGTAACCCAGGAAACTggaattttaaacaaatctaTTTATTGAACTATCATGAATTTCCCTGTCATTTcctgtgcttttcctttctgtacaaGGCACAAACTATGATGAGTGGGAACTTTTGATAACACTCTTCAACTCTATTACATTGGCAGAACACATTATTTTTGTACTCAACTGtattaaaaattctgaattaatcTGATACTGATTTTGCCCTACATGACAAAATTTTTTCTCTTAGCTACACTGGACATACAAAGAATAGAGAACACATTGTTAGTAAGCAATACCCAATGATTACATTATGCATTATTTGAGGCTTTTTACAAGCTTTGGTTGTTACAGGTCTCTGTTGCAAACCAACAAGGTACAGAGACACAGAACTCATCAAGCAAGCCATACCTCTTGCTTCATCCTTTAATCTCTGCACAGAAACCAGCAATGATTCCTTGTCATCCAGTTCACTttctaaaaatgcatttctctcaATAGCTTGGTTCAGTCTTTGTTCAAAGTCTTCCAATGAAACTATTGTTGCCCTAGAAACAAAATCCAGAATATTAGGTTCTCCAGCTCAGCTAACATAAAAGCGTATTCAAAAAATACAATAGAGGAAAAATGTCAGCAGGGCCTACACTGAAGTTTGTGATTTGAAAGCTAGGGAAATGCTTCTAAGAAAGGACTAATAAAACTCCAGAGAAACACTGGGATAAGATGAAAAGAACATGATAGCATCCGGCTCTCAGAGATGCACCAAGGAACTGGGAAAGAGTCAATGCAGTGCACCCAGTGCAGTTTTTCCAAAGCCATGTATTTAACCAGTGCATCAGCTCAGGTGGTGCTGTGCTCTCCAGAGCTTGGGACAGCCAACAGCCCAGCAAGTGCAGGAAGCAGGACTCTGGGGTATTGCCCAAGATCCAATTCATTCACTTACTTCAATGGGACAAATCCTGGTGTTAGAAGTTAGTCATGAATTTAAGACCCTTGTGGAAACAGGGCCCCAGCTCTCAGATTGTTCTGCCAGATTGCCAGAGGCTCATTCCTGGTTCCACTGAATCAACAGCAAAGTTCCCATTCAGCAAAAGGGAAACATGACCCACTCCAACCAAAACTGGGCATTTCTAACAGCAGCCTGCTCATTTTGTGCACTCACACACAGGGCACATTTGCTCCCTACAGTCATTAAGCTCTTATGCAAGGGAAGAGAAGACTCCTTTGgcctgttttctttaaaagggACTACATAAAGCATTAGCTTCCTTCTTCAAAGGGGATTTGAGCTAGGGGGATCACAAATTCATTGTAAGAGTCCCCTAGCTGGTAGATTCAAAAGCAATGCACTGGCCTGGCTGGCTCTGCACCTCCTTGCACTGCTTGATTTTCACAGGAACACAAAGCACTTGGGTGCCTTTGCCTTTCCTGCTGAAAGGCAACAGTGCCAGCTGATGGAGGTGAACTCCAAGGGTGAACTGCACCATACAAAGAATCGAGTGCCTCAAGCTTTGTTTGGATTTTCCTGAATGTGTGTCAACTTCCCATTTAAGGAATAATCAAATGATAATTTGAGGAGCAAGGAAAAGATGTAGTGAAAACTTTAAGGGAAGAAGAGGTTTACAGCCTTCACCTCTTTGCACGTTCCAGGTCATCATTAGcttgctccagctccctcacaTACTTATGCAGCTGATCTTTAATGGCCCGAGTCTGGCTCAGGTCATCCTCTAACAATGACACTTGCTTGTAACTTTGTGCATACTGGTGCTCCAGTTTCtcctgaaagaaagaagttgGTGAGATAAGTATCAGCCATGGACACTCTGCAAGTCAAGAGTAGTAAAATGGGACAAAGAAGCAACAAGCTCACTGCAGTCTGCAATACAGAGCAAAAagtggggaggaagaaggaaaatgctctgaacaccagaactggacacagcacaaAATCACAAATGCTGCATTGTGCACAGACATTTTGCCACAACACAGCTGGCTGCCCAGAGATGCAACCCTGCAGCTGTTCCCAACAGCCTGCACTGACAGCTGCTCTGAAGCCAGAGAGAGACCTAACTGCACAGCCTGCTCTTCAACACTGCTCCTCTGACAATAGTCCCACTGTTACCAGAACCTCTCCCACATCTCCATTAGGAAAAATGAGAGCCACTGAAATCCGTTACAAAACCTCCAAGGTCCACAAGCTCATCTTTGAAAGACAGGAAGAATTCATTCCCAAACCTGGGTTTACCAGCTCTGAGAGTACACTTAGGGGCTTAGAGAAGAATTGCTGACATTCTAAAACACACACTGACCTTACAGATAGAACTGGGACTGGATATGCCAACAAGTAATCCCATAAACTTTATTCCCCCTGGGTAGGTTTCCAGCTTTTATCTTCACTATAataaccattaaaaataaaattagcagaCTCTCTCAGGAAGATGTGCCCAAATAACTCATCTTCAGCTTTAAGTTCTCATAAAACCAAGGAGACTTTCTGAgctaaaaaccccacaacactgGTCTGCAAAGAAAGAGGACAATGCAGCAGTCTGAAAAAGCATCCTTGTGTTGTCCACCCTGTTGCAAAGCTGATGGTGTTTGTGTAACTCATAAAGCTACTACTTGGCAAAGAGAATTCAAACAAATGAGCACAGACTCCATGACAAGAGTTTCATGATGTGAATGAGAAAAACCCTACCAGAAATTTCCCTGGTAAGTTGCTGGCCTTATTTAGGAGAAAATAACCTACTCAAGTCTGGATTTTAAACAGACAGCTCCTTTACTTCATTTGGTTACTCAGGGACCAAGAACAGACCAGACAATCTAAAATACGATCCAAGACATATCTCCAAGAAGCAGTGCTGTCACAGAAAAGACCTACCTTTAACGTTTCCACTTCACACTTCAGTCTTTGGTTATCTGCTTGCAAATCTCTGTTCCTCTGTTCAGCTTGCACTAACTGAGCCTCCAACTCAGCTTCCAattctctgcttccctcctgAAATTCAGCCAGCTCTTCACGAGCTTCCTGGAAACTGTAAGGGAAGGATTTCATCAGCTGAAAGTCCAGCATCTCCcagttaaaacaaaacccacagctcttttaaaattataagcTGAAAAAACAGTAAGAGTTTTAAAGAGTTTGAAAGTGTCATACACAGACCTCTAGGAGGAAAACGAAATTACATTAAACTTAGctgtaaaagcaaattaattctCTTACATCAAAGAAACTGCACTACATCAAACAAGCTACATTAAATGTACCTGTGAAAACAAACTTGTAACAAAGGTATTTACAGGATTCATGGGAGTCTGATAACCACTTCATactatatgtatttttatatggaGAGATAGATTTCACTGCTTGGGACTTGGTAGAGTTAATGAGTTAAGCAAACAGTTAACATGATTTGGGGCAAAAACTGTAACAGAGCAACAGTTGCTGGATCTCTGCACTACCTGGAAATTTAAGGTCTTGAAAAGCATAAAGGGTTTTTGAGCATTGTGGCAGGAATCCAGCACATACCTACCTGACACCACTGCAAGTTCTTAAATACTAGAAGTAGCCACTCCACATACTTTGCATCTTTACCATCTGTAATAGCTCAGCTCTTagcaagcagcagagaaaactaGCAATTTTCTTATGAAACAACATATCCATTGGTGGCTAAGACAATTTTCTGACAACCAAGAATAGCTTGGGGTTCTCCATATGGACAGGCCCCTCCATATGCCAAACATctccctcccccaaaaaaccccaaaagaaaacaaaaccaaaaaaccccaaaaccaagcaaaaacccTGACAGAGGTTTAACTGGCTTCGCCTCAACTCCACATGAGTTACATTAAATACGAAATagctttccaaagaaaataaactggGAGCCTCCATTGtccctcactgtaaaaaaaaaccaaacaacaactACCCCAAACAAATCCCACCCCCAGAAGCAGCCCAGCATAATTCAAGACAACAACCTCTCTTACCCATTTTGCTAACAATAAAAGCCCTGTGCCCCctaaaaaatgcaaagcactCATACAGGCTGGACTGTGAGATCCAGTACACTTCAATAAATTGCAGCAGACAGCAAATCAGCCACTTTTCATACCAGTAATTCAACTACAAGAAGCTTGAGGGAACAGCAATGATACAAGGTAAGCCCAAAGGCACCTTCTTATGATAAAACACCAAGATACTACTTAAGGCAGCACTATAATTATACAAAGATGCACATGATGGCAAaagggctctgctcctgctcaaACATGCTCAAAACATAGCCTGGAGTTCCTGGAATGGTAACACTGTGGGAGAAACACTCAGCTCCCACAAGGCTGGAAATTTTGAAGCTTGTTTTAAAGCTGTAAATGAAGAGACTTCAAAAATACCCAGTACCCATCTTAGTGTAGCCTTGCAGAGAAACAGATTAAGTGATGTTCTGGTTTAAGAGGCAAACCACCCTGCAAATCTACAAGAGTACCTTCGTTTATACTTCAAGGAAAGCTCTTTCCAATATGCAGTTTCCTCCTTTGGACTCGAAAAAGTTGGGATTTCTTCACTGTCCATGATCAGTATCACCTGCAGGATACAAAAATAAGAATGCAGAGGATAAACAGCCAGGCAGACCTCCCCCAAAGCTGTTGTGAAGtacagagctgggctggagtggCCTTTCTGACAGCAGGATCCCAACTTGGCACAGCCACTGGGATGTCAGTGATCCCTAACAAGCAGCCTTCAGCACACAGACCTGCTGCAACATGATACCTGCAGCTTCTGATTCAGCTGGGTTTTGTACCTGCCACTGAAATGCCTCAAGCTCACTCAGGACCACAGTTGGTAAGGATAATAAATTTACAGCTATCAGTTTCCACCTTCACTTGTAAAAAAAGTTCTTAAAGAGATTTTGCCTCCTGTCACCAACACAGTGCCACACACTACAGCTCCTGTGAGAGCTGCAAAGGCACtaacaaaaaaggagaaacactCTGGGGTCAATGACTACCACACAGTGCTCTGGAGATTAAAATTCAATCTCCCCTTCCCATGGTCAGCCCTAGCTAGTTCCTGCCTTCATATGAAACATGCAGGCAACAGTAGGGATCCACACAGTTTTGTTCCTTCTGTCCTCTCAAACCAGCACAAGAAATATCAGCCTCTCTTGTAAAACTTCATGGTCACATCACACAGGAATcacctggaggtgttcagaggAGCAGTTTCCCACACCAAGTCAGGAGGACAGAGCTCTCTTGACAGAAACCTCCTTTCTCCATCTGCCTGGACCACTGGATGCCATGtgcactgctgctcagctgtCAGCCAGTGTAAGAAACATAATccaaactttatttttcacaggtttgctcagcagctgagcaaTGCACAGTCCAGGAGGATGCAAAACATTCAAGGCCTGGACACCAGCTCTCAGAAGCTGATGAAGTGGTGATCATGTCCCACCATCCACAGCAGGACTAAGAGAAGTGTTCAGACAGGCACAGTTCCTGATGACAGCCAGGAGATGCATGGTGTACCAGCTCTCCCCAAGCAAGCCAGCCACTCTTTTAAGAGTAGGaacctttttctctccccaaaAGGCTAGCCCATTTCTGTTATTAAcacccagaaaagaaaaagctgacaCCAGCCAAGCTTTAAACTCTATTAGAAGCAGAGGCTTTAATCTGTGCTTGCAACAAGATCATCAAATCAGTAATAGCTGACCTGGAAGTCCTGACTTTCACACTCTAACAGGCATCAATAGCCAACACTGTCCCTTCAGGCCTAAAATTGTCACACTAATATGTCGTGTATCTCAGTGACCTACATTTCAGACACCTAAAGCGGGACAAAACAACCCCATGCTTTCATCAGAGGGCAGAGAGGCTCATTTCATACACTGACACTTATCTCACAAATAAAATGAGGCAGAACTGGCACATTAGTTCTTCAGCTGCCACAGTCTAGGGGCACAAGATCAAATTTATTCACAGGGTGCTAAACACCTAAACAACACCCCAACTCTTGCACTGTGTTTATTGAACTTTATGGTAGAAGTTTCTCAAGACTCAGGTCCCCATGCTGCCCAAGAgacctgatagcttttccttttctgcatttctctgtcCCAAGGAAATAAAAGGTGTCTGCTGAGCCATTACAGGTCCCTTCAGGTAATGGACTGTCAGTACTGCTGCACCTCCACTCATACAAATGTCTTTGGGTGCCCTTACTTCAGTGTTTCCACCAGTTACAAGGACTGCTTAATCCCAACACAGGGACAGATCCTAAGAAATCCTCAGAAGTGTTTATAGTGGAGGCAGAGCCCAGGAATCACTCTCCAGCTTGTGATGGCTCTGCAGGTGGGTGTGTTAGGGTAAGCAGacatctgctgcagctcaggcatGGGTCAGGCAGGTCCTGAGCTAAGACTCAGCCTgccagggagaggaagaggtaAACAGCCTGGCCTGGATACTGCTGGGTGCTGTCTGGAACAGCAGTCCCACACTGATCTCACTGAAATCAGTTCCATAAAAGCACTCTGACCCTTCCCTCTGAGGCACTTGGCTCTGATCCGACTCTTACATCATCAAGAAGcactttttccccaaaataaatgAGGGTCAGCTCCTACAGCTCCAGAGGAACTGATTTCCAAAGTTAAACAGCCAGCAGACACCCACCAGCAAATACCAGGATGTGTTTAGAAAAAAGTTTGTACAAGGAAGCATCTTACAGAATTTCCTCAAAGTAGCCAAGATAAGGGATGCCTGGGCCCAAGACTCCCTGTCTGCTCCCACGGGACACACCCTGAGATACAAGCACCCCATGGCAGTCTGtgagaggcaggaaggaagtctggattgccaggaagctgaacaggagccagcagtgtgcccaggtggccaagaaggccaatggcatcctgggctggctcaggaacagcgtggccagcaggtccagggaagggattctgcccctgtgctcagctctggtgaggccacagcttgagtcctgtgtccagttctgggcccctcagtttaggaaaaagattgaggtgctggagcaggtccaaaggaggcaactgggctgggaaagcgactcgagcacagatcctacgaggagaggctgagggagctgggggtgttcaggctggagaagaggaggctcaggggagacctcatcactctctacaactccctgaaaggaggttggagccaggggggggttgggctcttttcccaggcaagtctcagcaagacaagagggcagggtctcaagttgtgccaggggaggtttaggttggagatgagaaagaatttctttctggagagggtgatcagccattggaatgggctgcccagggaagtagtggattctccatccctggagatatttaaaaagagactggatgtagcactgagtgccatgggctgggaactgcagcggaagtggaccaagggttggactcgatgatctctgaggtcccttccaacccagccaattctatgattctaagggcTGCCTGGGACCCACAAACACTCACAGAATCACCAGTTCCTGTTGCAGCAGATATTTACCACCTCTTGTCAAACAACCCTTTCCTTTTAGACACCAGAGGAAGGAGATCCAGCTCTGGAGTACTTCAAGCTCCTCAGGAGCAACTCATCCCTCCTTAAGCCATCCTGTGGAAGCAAGCTGACCTCTTCCATCCCTTGCCCACCTTGGTTAAGCAGGGGATGGTTCCTGAATACCCACCCCCTACATTTGCCATCATGTCTGATGCTATCAGCAAGAATACACACATCAGATCCTAATGCCAGCGTGTAATCCCAAGCCCCAACATCCACATCCCAGTTTTCATACACTTATTACATCATTTACCTTTCCTCCCGTGCACAGATGATGAGGAAGAgctaaaaacacacacacatgctcTTCAAAAAAAGGAGGTCCAGGGTCAAAATACTAGTCTGAGAGTTGGGAGCTGCTAACAGTTCTCAAACATGCCACCAGGCACACGTGTGGCCACGTCTGCCAACCTCTGCCCATTCCCTCTATTTATGGTGCAGAAACAAGGACATAGCTACACACGTAAGTACCCCTAGATGTCCGGCAGAAAGCAACCCCCAGGCATTATCAGAAGAGAAGAAGATCATTTGAAATATCTCACATGTGGGAGAGTGGATGCCCACAGAATACCAAGAGTTGAACAAAAACTGCTTTGCTTCAGCCTGTTGCCTGACATCCCAGCTCTGGGTATTTTGTGAGGAGCTGAGAACCAGCACAGCAAGTCCCTCCTATTCACCAGCTTCTTTGCATACGTGGCACTTGCAGAATCAAGCCTTTGACAAACAACACTGAGGCTTTCAGGATACAGACAAGACAAtgcagcagcttcttccagGGAAAATGAGAGCAGGCTTATGCTGCTGCCCACTCGAATTCATTACAGCCCAGCTTAGCATTCACACAGTGCCCTGGGAAAATTCAGCTCCATGGGCACAACTCCAGGAGCCAAAGCAGCTCTCACAGAAGAACTATGTTCAAAACGTGGTGGCTCCTTTCAAGTTCCCCTTTAGATAGCCAGTGGGACAGAGTAACTCTCCAGTGTTAAAAAGGAACAGCTTTTTCATGCTGCCATCCCTTATAAAAATGCAGCTCATAGTTAAAGAACTTCTCTAAATCCAGGGAACTTTGTACATGACTGATTTGCTTCCTCACCCAAAAGCATCCTTACAAATAAGATGCTCTGGATATTACAAGAGCCAAAGGTTTAATAGAACACAGCAGAAGTAACTGAACTAACACGCAGGCAGTAATTTTCAAGTAGCTTAAGGAATCCTGCATTCAAGCCCAAACTGAAATCTTTATGGAGATACACTTCAagatgtgtttgtgttttcattACTTAGTTGAAAGGTAACACAAAGCTTCCCTGGCTCTCCGTGTGACTGGAGGCTGCTGCTAGGGCCTGGATCAAATACCAGACCAAAACTCTAAGCTCCAAATGTAACACCATGTTTTGACTTCCACCCACCCCTTCCCACAGTGGGGAATCCACCTCTCCCCACTCTGAACTCAGCTCCATTCACTGACACATCATGGTAAGGATGAGCTATAGAAGGGAACCCAAAATGATTTTGGGTGCTGCTCAGAGGCAGCTGCAATTCACTCAGAATTTACTTGCAGCATCTCAAGAGTCTGGATAAACCCATCTTCCTGATTTTAATCACCTTATAGGCTTATACCTATTTGCCAAATAAAGTGAGTATTATTCAGGAATAATTCAGGAATTATTAAAGTGAGTATTATTCAGGAataggtggggttttttgcacaCAGGCCACCAGCTTTCTTCCTCACAACCCTGTTTGCCCAATATTTTCAGATTACAATAAGAAAGAATTAAGCAGAGACAAAGCAAGGCACCCAAAGTGCTAAGACCCACCACCACCTACCCTTTGCCTTCCCACCACCAAAGGCGAGGCAAATATCCACTGACCACTGGAATTAAGCAAGTAACCACCTAATACAGGACTTGATAAAGAAATGCTGCCAAATGCTCATGTGTAGCCTTCAGTTCTTAAGATAACAACCCATTCTGGCTATCAGAGTCCTCAAACCTGCCAAGTGCTACGTAACTGCTGCAGTCATCTGCTTCTTGCGTGGAATGACTCTGCCTCTGAATGCTGGCACCATCCACAgctgccctggggagcaggaaggaTGGTCAGCAAccagctcttcttcctcttcccatttTATGCTGATtcacagacagaaaagcagaagaaatcttGTTTCCACCATTCTTCACCTCCTCAAACCTCAAGAACAAACCTCCAAATCCCTGAa is from Calypte anna isolate BGI_N300 chromosome 18, bCalAnn1_v1.p, whole genome shotgun sequence and encodes:
- the NDEL1 gene encoding nuclear distribution protein nudE-like 1 isoform X3 codes for the protein MDSEEIPTFSSPKEETAYWKELSLKYKRSFQEAREELAEFQEGSRELEAELEAQLVQAEQRNRDLQADNQRLKCEVETLKEKLEHQYAQSYKQVSLLEDDLSQTRAIKDQLHKYVRELEQANDDLERAKRATIVSLEDFEQRLNQAIERNAFLESELDDKESLLVSVQRLKDEARDLRQELAVRERQQEVTRKSAPSSPTLDCEKMDSAVQASLSLPATPVGKGSENSFPSPKAIPNGFGTSPLTPSARISALNIVGDLLRKVGALESKLAACRNFAKDQASRKSYISGNVNSGMMNSNGTKYPHPGHTSFFDKGREKVIFPTLVMGQ
- the NDEL1 gene encoding nuclear distribution protein nudE-like 1 isoform X1, with protein sequence MDSEEIPTFSSPKEETAYWKELSLKYKRSFQEAREELAEFQEGSRELEAELEAQLVQAEQRNRDLQADNQRLKCEVETLKEKLEHQYAQSYKQVSLLEDDLSQTRAIKDQLHKYVRELEQANDDLERAKRATIVSLEDFEQRLNQAIERNAFLESELDDKESLLVSVQRLKDEARDLRQELAVRERQQEVTRKSAPSSPTLDCEKMDSAVQASLSLPATPVGKGSENSFPSPKAIPNGFGTSPLTPSARISALNIVGDLLRKVGALESKLAACRNFAKDQASRKSYISGNVNSGMMNSNGTKYPHPGHTSFFDKGAVNGFDQGPPGLGASRPSSAPGMLPLSV
- the NDEL1 gene encoding nuclear distribution protein nudE-like 1 isoform X2 — protein: MDSEEIPTFSSPKEETAYWKELSLKYKRSFQEAREELAEFQEGSRELEAELEAQLVQAEQRNRDLQADNQRLKCEVETLKEKLEHQYAQSYKQVSLLEDDLSQTRAIKDQLHKYVRELEQANDDLERAKRATIVSLEDFEQRLNQAIERNAFLESELDDKESLLVSVQRLKDEARDLRQELAVRERQQEVTRKSAPSSPTLDCEKMDSAVQASLSLPATPVGKGSENSFPSPKAIPNGFGTSPLTPSARISALNIVGDLLRKVGALESKLAACRNFAKDQASRKSYISGNVNSGMMNSNGTKYPHPGHTSFFDKGFHPVGQIICGAQVSRGWGR